The proteins below come from a single Zea mays cultivar B73 chromosome 8, Zm-B73-REFERENCE-NAM-5.0, whole genome shotgun sequence genomic window:
- the LOC100279399 gene encoding F-box protein At4g18380 isoform X1, which translates to MHPKARIHADPVREVDHFDCLPDSLVLLILNKVEDVRSLGRCYAVSKRLCGLVSLVHDVYVKIDRVVAVDGDAEGTLNLSSPKPRSIFSHFLKLMLFTIIKPFHNMRSPNGTARPLFPQLSQHSPAQVLRNFTHVRNLRIELPSGDVGTEEGVLLKWRAEYGSTLENCVILGGTRVDRKPVGGEHEPALEDNGSMPESFYTNGGLKLRVVWTISSLIAASTRHYLLRSIINGHPTLQSLVLTDADGQGTLCMGAKQLEEFRENQLSTSACSNRTQVPACNMKLKYAPYVELPGGMALQGATLVAIKPSPEGSNGSHPNRKEAEGFVFGAFDGPFKAAVKALMKRRTYLLEMNGF; encoded by the coding sequence ATGCATCCCAAGGCACGAATCCACGCCGACCCGGTGCGCGAGGTCGACCACTTCGACTGCCTGCCGGATTCGCTCGTCCTGCTCATCCTGAACAAGGTCGAGGACGTGCGGTCGCTCGGCCGGTGCTACGCCGTGTCCAAGCGGCTCTGTGGGCTCGTTTCCCTCGTCCATGATGTGTATGTCAAGATTGACCGCGTCGTTGCGGTCGACGGCGACGCCGAGGGCACGCTCAACCTGTCCTCGCCGAAGCCTCGGAGCATCTTCTCGCACTTCCTGAAGCTGATGCTCTTCACAATCATCAAGCCGTTCCACAACATGCGCAGCCCTAATGGTACTGCGAGGCCATTGTTCCCGCAGCTCTCGCAGCACTCACCGGCACAGGTGCTCAGGAACTTCACGCACGTCAGGAACCTTCGGATCGAGCTCCCCTCTGGGGATGTGGGTACTGAGGAGGGAGTTCTCCTGAAATGGCGAGCAGAGTATGGGAGCACACTTGAGAATTGTGTGATCCTGGGGGGTACCCGGGTTGACCGCAAGCCTGTTGGTGGAGAGCATGAGCCAGCTTTGGAGGACAATGGAAGCATGCCAGAGTCTTTCTATACCAATGGTGGGCTGAAACTTCGTGTCGTCTGGACAATCAGCTCTCTAATCGCGGCATCAACAAGGCACTATCTTCTCCGCTCAATCATcaatggccatcccacactacaGAGCTTGGTACTGACAGATGCTGATGGCCAAGGCACATTGTGCATGGGGGCAAAGCAGCTGGAGGAGTTCAGAGAGAACCAGTTGTCGACCTCGGCATGTTCCAACAGGACTCAGGTCCCAGCCTGCAACATGAAGCTCAAGTATGCTCCATATGTTGAACTGCCTGGTGGTATGGCGTTGCAAGGCGCTACTTTGGTGGCTATCAAACCCTCACCTGAGGGAAGCAATGGAAGCCACCCTAACCGCAAGGAAGCCGAAGGATTCGTCTTTGGAGCATTCGATGGGCCATTTAAAGCTGCTGTGAAGGCGCTGATGAAGAGACGCACTTACCTTCTGGAGATGAATGGCTTCTAG
- the LOC100279399 gene encoding F-box protein At4g18380 (The RefSeq protein has 1 substitution compared to this genomic sequence), with translation MHPKARIHVDPVREVDHFDCLPDSLVLLILNKVEDVRSLGRCYAVSKRLCGLVSLVHDVYVKIDRVVAVDGDAEGTLNLSSPKPRSIFSHFLKLMLFTIIKPFHNMRSPNGTARPLFPQLSQHSPAQVLRNFTHVRNLRIELPSGDVGTEEGVLLKWRAEYGSTLENCVILGGTRVDRKPVGGEHEPALEDNGSMPESFYTNGGLKLRVVWTISSLIAASTRHYLLRSIINGHPTLQSLVLTDADGQGTLCMGAKQLEEFRENQLSTSACSNRTQVPACNMKLKYAPYVELPGGMALQGATLVAIKPSPEGSNGSHPNRKEAEGFVFGAFDGPFKAAVKALMKRRTYLLEMNGF, from the coding sequence ATGCATCCCAAGGCACGAATCCACGCCGACCCGGTGCGCGAGGTCGACCACTTCGACTGCCTGCCGGATTCGCTCGTCCTGCTCATCCTGAACAAGGTCGAGGACGTGCGGTCGCTCGGCCGGTGCTACGCCGTGTCCAAGCGGCTCTGTGGGCTCGTTTCCCTCGTCCATGATGTGTATGTCAAGATTGACCGCGTCGTTGCGGTCGACGGCGACGCCGAGGGCACGCTCAACCTGTCCTCGCCGAAGCCTCGGAGCATCTTCTCGCACTTCCTGAAGCTGATGCTCTTCACAATCATCAAGCCGTTCCACAACATGCGCAGCCCTAATGGTACTGCGAGGCCATTGTTCCCGCAGCTCTCGCAGCACTCACCGGCACAGGTGCTCAGGAACTTCACGCACGTCAGGAACCTTCGGATCGAGCTCCCCTCTGGGGATGTGGGTACTGAGGAGGGAGTTCTCCTGAAATGGCGAGCAGAGTATGGGAGCACACTTGAGAATTGTGTGATCCTGGGGGGTACCCGGGTTGACCGCAAGCCTGTTGGTGGAGAGCATGAGCCAGCTTTGGAGGACAATGGAAGCATGCCAGAGTCTTTCTATACCAATGGTGGGCTGAAACTTCGTGTCGTCTGGACAATCAGCTCTCTAATCGCGGCATCAACAAGGCACTATCTTCTCCGCTCAATCATcaatggccatcccacactacaGAGCTTGGTACTGACAGATGCTGATGGCCAAGGCACATTGTGCATGGGGGCAAAGCAGCTGGAGGAGTTCAGAGAGAACCAGTTGTCGACCTCGGCATGTTCCAACAGGACTCAGGTCCCAGCCTGCAACATGAAGCTCAAGTATGCTCCATATGTTGAACTGCCTGGTGGTATGGCGTTGCAAGGCGCTACTTTGGTGGCTATCAAACCCTCACCTGAGGGAAGCAATGGAAGCCACCCTAACCGCAAGGAAGCCGAAGGATTCGTCTTTGGAGCATTCGATGGGCCATTTAAAGCTGCTGTGAAGGCGCTGATGAAGAGACGCACTTACCTTCTGGAGATGAATGGCTTCTAG